The Alnus glutinosa chromosome 3, dhAlnGlut1.1, whole genome shotgun sequence nucleotide sequence GTACTTGCAATTGGGACACCTCTTCCATTTCTCCTGCCGAGCAAGCTCCCTCAGCATGAgatcctctcttcctctctcactCTCATTTAGTCTCTGGAACTCTTCGCACTCTATCCCTGGATGCCAGGGGACATAACACTGTGCGCAGAAGAGTCTATGGCAGAGTGGACACTCCGACTCCTTAATGACTTCTCCTTCTTCGTTATCATTCACCAACATGGCTGAACAGTCCTTGAAAGGACAGTAAAACATCATCTGAGATGCAAACAGCGCTGTGCATAGCACCTCGTCCCACCTTTCCAGCACGTCTTTGGAAAGCATTGGCCTGCAAGAATCGAGTTCTAGAACACCCTTGCATTCCAATTCAGGGCAATAAACAACGGTTATGCCATCTTGGATCTTTGTGGCAACATGTTTGCTAATGCAGTCAGAACAAAATGAGTGAACGCAGCTCTCGTTTCTGAACATCTGGTCACTATCTTTCCTCTCCACACAAATGTTGCAAAAGCTATGCGATGATTCTCCGGCTTCTCTTGTTGCCTCCTCTGGCTCTGGGTTGTGGGCCGGAGGACTTGCTTGGATTGttggtgatgatgatgaggcCCCATTGTTTGCCATTTGAGAAGTGATCAGGGAGCCCATAAGAGCCTCTTGGAACTGCAACCCTTCCGCATACTTGGCATCTGACACTGGGAAaatctcctcttctttttctatttttcttcttttttttggatgaataatctCCTCTTCGTTTTCATCAAAGAGTAATGAGAAGTaaaaatcatccacaaacaTAAGATCAGAGGCTGATTCTCGTGCCATATTACAAGTTCTGTATGAACGATCAGCCCTTTATTCTCTCTACAAAGGAGAAAGTCTGTCTCGTCTAATACAGTGGAAGTGGCATAACTTTACAATTGACGACTGCTGAGAAGttgctaagaaaaaaaaaaccttagctGAGAAGATGTCACGCCCAAGTCCAAAGCAAGACATGACGCCTAATAAATATGATATTAAACCTACTTGAAACATTTCTATAAAATTCTATTTCATCAAAACCAACTAATTATACCACccaaattacttataaaacatCATTAGAGCTCCACAAAGAATCCAATAAACCTTTAAACAAAACACACCTTCTCATTATAGTACTCCATAACTGTCAAATACAATAAATCAGAAATCCCAATTCATTTCTAAGATATATTCCCCCAGCACCATAATCTGGGTCCAATATATTAAGAAACTACAAACTCCAAGTCTCAAATTCCAACAAAACAAATAACTAACACTATGACATACTCAGCGAAACCTTTACTTCTAATATACTCCCAAGAATTACTCCAACATTCAGCTACCTGAGTATCTCAACTGGTGGGTCTTCCTGCTAATTCTGAAAAATTTAGGataaaaaggagagagagagagagagagagagagagagagagagagagagagagagagagagctaatgCCTAGTAAGTAGCATAGATCATGGGCAAGTTTAAGCCCAATAACATTTCACATTCCAAAACACTGAGCCAAACAAATtccacaaaaatatttttacaatgaATGTATCCAAGGGCACGTGATAGGAAAATCACCGTTATGCCACAAAGACATCAATTATGCCACAAAAACATCAAATATCATACACCAAGGATAAGTTCACGCAATGCTCACAGGTTTAACTTTCCATGTAAAAATTCATCAAGAATATTGATAATTTATACTATCATCAAACTTTGATAATATCCAATccttcaaataaaatgaaacaattccccataataatataaaacaacatattaaCCAAGTGCATGTAAATTTCCACAACgagtaaaataaaatatccaacaatttaaaataatttaaattcatGCACAACgttctcaaaataatatttaacaaaaGTATAGATAATTTTCCAAAAACTCCATTAACTAAGCTACTTACCTCATTCGCTAAGAAACCAAGTCGTCTCCCAAAAGTTACAACAACAACTCAATCTGTGCCTAAACAATTTATGACATTTCGTCAATGCCTCAAAACTAATATTTAttctaaatttaaaataataagaaaaacaacCAGCACTATGAGTGACAAATcataacataataataataatcatgcaTTATCTCATAGAGCCTAAACCTTATTTCCATAACCAAATTCTATATGGCAGCCTTAAACTATAATAAGACGGCatcaaaatttctcaaattcttcCAAAGGAAAATAACTCAAAGTTACAAACTTATTCAATCAATGGTCAAAGACGTGCTTTAAGACTTGGTGACATACTGTCTTTACAAGCCAGAAAATTATCAATaagacattattattattattattattattattatttacagcTTAAAAAATTACGACACCCTCAAAAATAAACTTCCTTTCACTCCAACAAATCAAGGAGTACCTAATGAAGAATATCAGATGATTAATACGCAAATTAAATCTGATATAGACAATTGCATTTGCCCAAAAATGTGCTGTTTGAACAAAATCTTCAAATCATAGACTACTCCAATCGACAATCATACCAATTTTGAATAAAACAACTCCCCCAAACTCCAACATAACCCAAGTAAAA carries:
- the LOC133864809 gene encoding E3 ubiquitin-protein ligase RSL1-like — protein: MARESASDLMFVDDFYFSLLFDENEEEIIHPKKRRKIEKEEEIFPVSDAKYAEGLQFQEALMGSLITSQMANNGASSSSPTIQASPPAHNPEPEEATREAGESSHSFCNICVERKDSDQMFRNESCVHSFCSDCISKHVATKIQDGITVVYCPELECKGVLELDSCRPMLSKDVLERWDEVLCTALFASQMMFYCPFKDCSAMLVNDNEEGEVIKESECPLCHRLFCAQCYVPWHPGIECEEFQRLNESERGREDLMLRELARQEKWKRCPNCKYYVERTEGCLHMTCRCAFQFCYGCGASWTNDHGACR